The following coding sequences are from one Halorubrum sp. BOL3-1 window:
- a CDS encoding ribonuclease H-like domain-containing protein translates to MRIENSFIPVEGVGETTERRLWERGVTTWDEFDPAVDVAGVGATTADRIESFIAEALSRLDDGDSAYFDREFPSGERWRLYENFREETCFFDIETTGLDERRDRVTTVSFHRDGETTTLVAGDDLTARRLNEQFADASLLATFNGARFDVPFLETSFDLEIDTPHLDLMYPAKRIGLSGGLKPIETELGIERDRPDISGRDAVRLWREYERGDETALETLVSYNREDAVNLRALADVVCEALDDEVFVDPSEEHATN, encoded by the coding sequence ATGCGCATCGAGAACAGCTTCATCCCAGTCGAGGGGGTGGGCGAGACGACCGAACGGCGCCTCTGGGAGAGGGGGGTCACGACGTGGGACGAGTTCGATCCCGCGGTTGACGTCGCCGGGGTGGGCGCGACGACCGCGGACCGGATCGAGTCGTTCATCGCGGAGGCGCTCTCGCGGCTCGACGACGGCGACTCCGCCTACTTCGACCGGGAGTTCCCCTCGGGCGAGCGCTGGCGGCTCTACGAGAACTTCCGCGAGGAGACCTGCTTTTTCGACATCGAGACGACCGGTCTCGACGAGCGGCGGGACCGAGTGACGACGGTGAGCTTCCACCGAGACGGAGAGACGACGACGCTCGTCGCCGGCGACGACCTCACCGCACGGCGGCTCAACGAGCAGTTCGCGGACGCGAGCCTGCTCGCGACGTTCAACGGCGCGCGCTTCGATGTCCCCTTCCTGGAGACCTCCTTCGACCTCGAAATCGACACGCCCCACCTCGATCTGATGTACCCCGCGAAGCGGATCGGTCTCTCGGGCGGGCTGAAGCCGATAGAGACGGAGCTGGGGATCGAGCGCGACCGCCCCGATATCTCCGGTCGCGACGCGGTCCGCCTGTGGCGCGAGTACGAGCGCGGGGACGAGACGGCCCTGGAGACGCTCGTCTCGTACAACCGCGAGGACGCGGTGAACCTCCGGGCGC
- a CDS encoding glycerophosphodiester phosphodiesterase, producing MSRKASDEVALIGHRGCAGQYAENTIEAIERASPHVDAVEIDVRRCASGELVVFHDAELDRLTEASGRVADADWDELRTLTVPDSGEPIPRLDEVFAVAPDEVDVNVEIKGRNVAVDAVDAANRAANDVLFSSFHPEALATLRDREPSTDRALLVADGGAERAAEAATDLGCVAVHPPIDLATEPGFVEAAREAGLAVNAWTAADREDVEALLAAGVDGIVADRWDLLRDVS from the coding sequence ATGAGCCGAAAAGCGTCGGACGAAGTCGCGCTGATCGGCCACCGGGGCTGTGCCGGCCAGTACGCCGAGAACACGATCGAGGCGATCGAGCGCGCGTCGCCGCACGTCGACGCCGTCGAGATCGACGTGCGCCGGTGCGCGAGCGGCGAACTCGTCGTCTTCCACGACGCGGAACTCGACCGGCTGACCGAGGCCTCCGGCCGCGTCGCGGACGCCGACTGGGACGAACTGCGGACTCTGACGGTCCCCGATTCCGGCGAGCCGATCCCGCGGCTCGACGAGGTGTTCGCGGTCGCGCCCGACGAGGTCGACGTCAACGTCGAGATCAAAGGCCGGAACGTCGCGGTCGACGCGGTCGACGCCGCGAACCGGGCGGCAAACGACGTGTTGTTCTCGTCGTTTCACCCGGAGGCGCTGGCGACGCTGCGAGACCGCGAGCCGTCGACGGATCGCGCGCTCCTCGTCGCGGACGGGGGCGCCGAGCGAGCGGCCGAGGCGGCGACCGACCTCGGCTGCGTCGCGGTCCATCCCCCGATCGACCTCGCGACCGAGCCGGGCTTCGTCGAGGCGGCGCGCGAGGCGGGGCTGGCGGTGAACGCGTGGACCGCGGCCGACCGCGAGGACGTCGAGGCGCTTCTCGCGGCCGGGGTCGACGGGATCGTTGCCGACCGATGGGACCTGCTCCGCGACGTGAGCTGA